CAGCTGGCCGATATTGCCATAAAAAAAGGCCCGGCCGGCATAAAGAGTGAAAATTCCAAAAGAAGTGCCTGGGTGTTTGTGGATATCAAAGGAATGGATCTGGGCACCTATGTAAAGCAGGCCCGGCAGCTGGTGGATGAAAACATTGATCTGCCGTCAGGATATTCCCTTGTGTGGTCCGGCCAGTATGAATATATGGAAAAGGCGAAAAAAACTCTGCGGCTTATTATTCCGGCCACCCTGCTGGTGATATTCATCCTGCTGTATATCCATTTCGGCAACCTGACCGAGGTGGTCATTGTGATGGCCAGCCTGCCTTTTTCTCTGATCGGGGGGTTCTGGCTGATCTATGTTCTGGGATACAACATGTCTGTGGCCGTGGGGGTGGGGTTTATCGCCCTGGCAGGGCTTGCCACGGAAACCGGCATTGTGATGCTGGTGTATCTGGATGAGGTATATAAGCGCAAAAAAAAGGAAAACCGCATGCGCACGGCATCAGATCTGTACGGGGCAGTTGTTGAAGGGGCCGTGGACAGGGTCCGGCCCAAAATAATGACCGTTGCCACCACCCTGATCGGTCTGTTGCCGGTGATGTACGGCAGCGGGGCCGGCTCCCAGATCATGAAGCGCATTGCAGCACCCATGGTGGGGGGACTTGTGTCTTCCGCCGTCATGACGTTGATTATCATTCCGGTCATCTACATTCTGTGGAAAACCCGGGAAATTAATAACAACAACAATATGTAAGAAAGGATGTTTACCCATGAAAAAAATACCATTAACAATTATGTGTCTAGTTGCCCTGGCAGCTGCCCTGGTTTTCTTTTCAACCACTGCTTCTGCAATGGATGACGGCCATGATATGGATGCATCAGACAAAATCGGAGAGCTGTTCCATGAATCCATGCAAAAGGGGTATATGCTGTCCTATTACCTGATGGACCTTCGAAACCAGGGTGATGACAAGGCTGCTGATGATTCCTCAGGGGATCATGCGTCCCATGGAGCAAAACAGATGGACAAGCCCCATCACATCATGGTGTATATCATGGACAAAGACCATAACCCTGTGACAGATGCCAAAGTGGGGTTTATGATTAAAAACGATGCCGAAGAAACCCAGAAAATCATGGCCATGTACATGAGCAAAGGATTTGGCATTACTGCTGACATGAAGGCAAAAGGGGTGTATGAGATCGCGGTCAAGGCGGTGGTTGACGACGTTACACTCATGGACCGGTTCAGCCATGAGATGAAGTAGCCGGGTGCCGGCCTTCACTGAACCTTTGCCGGGCGCTTTCTGTGGACTTCACCTGTCCTGGGGGGTCCCGGCTGGTCAAAAGACTCATGCTTGCCGGTCCCGGTGTGTTAAGTGACCCGTGCCGGGCGGCCCCTGTGGGTCTCACCCTCTGTCACGGTTGACAGTGTGTAGGGCATGCTGCGCTGAACGCCAAAAACTGCGGGCAGGTATGTCCTCAAACAGTTTGTCGTTTTTACCGCTCCGCATGCCCAACACACTGTAACAACCGCGTCAGAATGGGATTCCGACCCACAGGAACCGCCCGGCACTAGTCGCTGACAGCAGCGATGAACATTGATGAACCCCATAATGGCGAAGCGGAACCGGGGATCATTTGTACAGCGGAGCCCTCCGGTGGGGTGCCTTGCTGCCGGACTGTCGGAGCCACTCCGTGGATTCCTGTCCGGCAGCAAGGCACCCCGCCGGGGGGCGGCCTCCTGCCAAACAGGTTGTCACAGCTTTGCATGCCTGATCGGACATTTTGACATTGACATATTCCTGTGAACACCGCATGTTATTAATATGCTTTATTATCGAAAAACAGGTTCAGGCCCGCCTTTGATTCTGATTCATGGGCTTTTGGGATCGTGTGCCACCATGGGGATGCTGGCCAGAGGTCTGGCCCGGCAGTTTGAGGTGCTGGCTGTGGATTTGAGAAATCACGGCCGGTCGTTTCATGCGTCCGGCATGACCTATTCGGAAATGGCAGACGATCTGGCCGGGTTCATGGATGAAATGAAACTGAAATCCGCCGGGGTCGCCGGCCATTCCATGGGGGGCAAATGCGCCATGCAGCTGGCCATGAATTTTCCGGAAAAAGTGACGGGACTGGCTGTGCTGGACATGGCGCCCAAAGCATATGAACCGATATGGAAAGACGATATTCAAATGTTGCTGGATCTGGATCTGACACAGATCACCCGCCGGGACCA
Above is a window of Desulfotignum balticum DSM 7044 DNA encoding:
- a CDS encoding alpha/beta fold hydrolase — protein: MLYYRKTGSGPPLILIHGLLGSCATMGMLARGLARQFEVLAVDLRNHGRSFHASGMTYSEMADDLAGFMDEMKLKSAGVAGHSMGGKCAMQLAMNFPEKVTGLAVLDMAPKAYEPIWKDDIQMLLDLDLTQITRRDQADRILAEKMPDKAFRGFLLQNLKRSHDSGFFWRSNLSGILNATSDIRAPISGRPYPGRALFVRGGASDYVSDSDWDDIQSLFPAADLKTIARTGHLVHLEHPDLVTELLAGFFGKKN